The Psychrosphaera ytuae genome includes a region encoding these proteins:
- a CDS encoding nuclear transport factor 2 family protein, with protein MSSPTTYSASDEVPYQPDWLRTYVNTYNELHAGNLDRLAEIYQDNVVFVDPVHKIEGLNQLQDYFNNLYLNMNQCQFVITNTVANGHQAAIYWTMTFSHKKIKSGQDVVVEGHSLLKETEGKVVYQRDYFDVSSMVYEHVPIIGSIIKAIKSRIG; from the coding sequence ATGTCTTCCCCGACGACTTATTCAGCCAGCGACGAGGTCCCTTATCAACCGGACTGGTTGCGTACCTATGTTAATACCTACAACGAACTTCACGCCGGCAACCTAGATCGATTGGCTGAGATTTATCAAGACAATGTGGTGTTTGTCGACCCCGTTCATAAAATCGAAGGCCTTAACCAACTTCAAGACTACTTCAATAACTTATATCTCAACATGAACCAGTGCCAGTTTGTCATCACCAACACTGTCGCTAATGGCCATCAAGCCGCAATTTATTGGACAATGACCTTCAGTCACAAAAAAATAAAATCTGGTCAAGATGTCGTCGTAGAAGGGCACAGCCTACTTAAAGAAACCGAAGGTAAAGTCGTATACCAACGAGACTATTTTGATGTCAGCAGCATGGTTTATGAGCACGTGCCAATTATTGGGTCCATCATTAAAGCGATTAAGAGCCGAATTGGCTAA
- a CDS encoding SDR family NAD(P)-dependent oxidoreductase, whose translation MSKRVLITGATSGIGKSLAELYAGRGHSVYACGRNQEKLNELAQHGGIEALQFDQLNTSEVKSVLANLDPIDIAILNAGDCEYIDDALNFDADLFKRVIDINLTSVGSLLQQILPQLNRETDTAQLVLVGSSASMVPFTRAQAYGASKAGIAYLADSLYIDLQPHNIDVSLVLPGFIKTPLTDKNDFSMPFLMTSDEAAERIYQGIEKRQRHIAFPKRLIWSLRVAKCLPAKWWRKIMLNSDQN comes from the coding sequence ATGAGTAAACGAGTATTGATCACAGGCGCAACGTCTGGAATTGGTAAAAGTCTAGCCGAGCTCTACGCTGGCAGAGGCCATAGCGTATACGCCTGTGGACGTAACCAAGAAAAGCTCAATGAGTTAGCTCAACACGGTGGAATTGAAGCGCTTCAATTTGACCAGCTCAATACATCAGAAGTGAAGTCGGTACTGGCAAACTTAGACCCGATTGACATTGCAATTTTAAACGCAGGTGATTGTGAATACATAGATGATGCGCTTAACTTTGACGCAGATTTATTCAAACGTGTTATCGATATCAACCTGACATCGGTGGGTAGTCTATTGCAACAGATTTTACCGCAACTCAATCGCGAAACCGACACCGCACAATTGGTTTTAGTTGGGTCATCGGCCTCCATGGTTCCGTTTACTAGGGCACAAGCATACGGGGCTTCAAAGGCCGGAATCGCTTATTTAGCAGATTCATTGTACATCGATTTACAGCCTCACAATATCGATGTATCTCTGGTGTTACCTGGGTTTATAAAAACCCCTTTGACCGATAAAAATGATTTTTCTATGCCGTTTTTGATGACCAGTGACGAAGCCGCAGAACGTATTTACCAAGGTATCGAAAAGCGCCAAAGACATATCGCTTTTCCCAAGCGACTAATCTGGTCACTCAGAGTCGCTAAATGCTTACCCGCCAAATGGTGGCGAAAAATAATGCTTAACAGTGATCAGAACTAA
- a CDS encoding NAD(P)/FAD-dependent oxidoreductase — protein sequence MKKVAVIGSGISGLTTAYLLNQQHDVQVFEANDYIGGHTATIDVQHNGKDYKIDTGFIVFNDKTYPNFLKLLDQLGMDKQATEMSFSVHNLLSGLEYNGNNLNTLFAQRRNIVNPKFWSLIRQILRFNKQCKSLYENKAIQPGVNLGDFLKEHNYNDYFAQNYILPMAAAIWSSSLNQVKQFELKFFIQFFYNHGLLNIQDRPQWYVIPGGSKSYIEPLVSQFKNPVQLNSQIQTVERNEHNVTLVFTDGERQSFDEVVFACHSDQALALLATPTEAEQDVLGRLPYVNNEVVLHTDTNMLPKRELAWASWNYLLSEDQDALATLTYNMNILQGIESDTTFCVTLNKSDEIDPNKVLRRFNYAHPVFSTESQKAQQERSRICGHNRTHFVGAYWYNGFHEDGVRSAVDVGKRFGCQL from the coding sequence ATGAAAAAAGTAGCAGTAATAGGATCGGGGATCTCAGGATTAACAACCGCCTACTTATTGAATCAGCAACACGACGTCCAAGTGTTTGAAGCCAACGACTATATCGGTGGTCATACCGCTACAATAGATGTCCAACACAATGGCAAAGATTACAAGATTGACACAGGGTTCATCGTCTTTAATGACAAAACGTATCCGAATTTTTTAAAATTACTCGACCAACTCGGCATGGACAAACAAGCAACTGAAATGAGCTTTAGCGTTCACAACCTATTAAGTGGTTTAGAGTACAATGGTAACAACTTAAATACCTTATTTGCGCAGCGTCGCAATATCGTCAATCCAAAATTCTGGTCTCTTATCCGCCAAATATTAAGGTTTAACAAGCAGTGTAAGTCACTTTATGAGAACAAAGCGATTCAGCCAGGCGTCAATCTAGGTGACTTCTTAAAAGAGCATAACTACAACGACTATTTTGCTCAAAATTATATTTTGCCAATGGCCGCCGCAATTTGGTCGTCGAGCCTCAACCAAGTTAAGCAGTTTGAGCTAAAGTTTTTTATTCAGTTTTTTTACAACCACGGTCTGTTAAACATTCAAGATCGTCCACAGTGGTATGTGATCCCTGGAGGCTCCAAAAGTTACATTGAGCCACTTGTCAGCCAGTTTAAAAATCCTGTGCAGCTCAATAGCCAAATTCAAACAGTCGAGCGCAACGAGCACAATGTTACTTTGGTGTTTACCGATGGCGAGCGCCAGTCATTTGATGAGGTGGTGTTTGCTTGTCATTCCGATCAAGCGTTGGCACTGCTAGCGACACCAACAGAAGCAGAACAAGATGTATTAGGTAGATTGCCCTATGTAAACAATGAGGTTGTCCTGCATACCGACACCAATATGCTCCCGAAACGTGAATTGGCCTGGGCAAGCTGGAACTATTTGTTATCGGAAGACCAAGACGCCCTTGCAACACTGACCTACAACATGAATATTTTGCAAGGAATAGAGTCTGATACTACTTTCTGCGTGACCCTAAACAAGTCAGACGAGATTGACCCAAACAAAGTATTAAGACGCTTTAACTACGCACATCCGGTCTTCAGCACTGAGTCACAAAAAGCTCAACAAGAACGCAGCAGGATCTGCGGTCACAACCGTACCCACTTTGTCGGTGCGTATTGGTACAACGGTTTCCATGAAGATGGAGTACGAAGTGCGGTCGATGTCGGAAAACGATTCGGGTGCCAGTTATGA
- a CDS encoding DUF1365 domain-containing protein produces MIPDEFNSGIYKGIVRHRRFSPKVHQFGYNMYMFALDLDEAPTLFKRFALIGERWFNPFKITNKDHFGSTKHTIKTSVIDKLKQLTLTSPLSKQQQFENGCKNDELKIVMVTQARCLGVYFSPINLYFCYHGHNTRKDKCIAMLAEVSNTPWNEKHYYLIDVPKQNERCELRNPKAFHVSPFMPMDMDYVWKITPPAKHLNVHIENWQHPDQQSGTGQYKVFDATMTLKKQAFTSANLTKLLIKVPMMTVKISAAIYWQAAKLFAKRVPFIGHPGTTSPNTAK; encoded by the coding sequence ATGATCCCAGATGAATTTAATAGTGGCATATACAAAGGCATAGTCCGCCATCGCAGGTTTAGTCCTAAAGTCCACCAGTTTGGGTACAACATGTATATGTTCGCATTAGATCTCGACGAGGCACCTACCCTATTTAAGCGCTTTGCGTTAATAGGTGAGCGTTGGTTTAATCCATTTAAAATAACCAACAAAGATCACTTTGGCTCAACCAAACACACTATTAAAACATCTGTAATCGACAAATTAAAACAGCTGACACTTACGAGCCCATTATCAAAACAACAGCAGTTCGAAAATGGGTGTAAAAATGACGAATTGAAAATAGTCATGGTGACCCAAGCGCGTTGCTTAGGTGTTTATTTTAGTCCTATCAATTTATACTTCTGTTATCACGGACATAACACTCGCAAAGACAAGTGTATTGCGATGCTCGCTGAGGTGAGTAATACACCTTGGAACGAAAAACACTATTATCTCATCGATGTCCCAAAACAAAATGAGCGCTGCGAATTACGTAATCCTAAAGCATTTCACGTGTCACCTTTTATGCCAATGGATATGGATTACGTTTGGAAAATCACCCCTCCAGCCAAACACCTCAATGTCCACATAGAAAACTGGCAACACCCAGATCAGCAAAGTGGGACAGGTCAATATAAAGTCTTTGACGCCACTATGACGTTGAAAAAACAAGCGTTCACGTCAGCAAACTTAACCAAGTTATTGATCAAAGTTCCTATGATGACCGTAAAGATTAGTGCAGCTATTTATTGGCAAGCCGCAAAGTTGTTCGCCAAAAGAGTACCTTTTATAGGTCATCCGGGAACCACTTCGCCGAATACCGCAAAATAG